The following DNA comes from Solanum stenotomum isolate F172 chromosome 11, ASM1918654v1, whole genome shotgun sequence.
tcgcctctctcactttatacaaaaacgcaaatgtataaaatgcgtttgtatttgtataaagtgagagaaaattgcatatatacatatattttcattcccctctctcccctctccccgatctcgctcgccactctcccagatctcgctcgctcacttgcttctctcactttatacaaacacaaatgtatacattgtgtttgtgtttgttattaagcgagagaaaattgtataaacaaatacaaatgcatatattttcgtcctatacacttatgattatacaaatacgatcttcccctgcccaactttcttttgtctttctctctttctcgctttatacaaacacagattatacaattgatcttttgtatatgtataccaaagcagattatacaactgctttcttttgtatatgtatagcgaaattatacaactgctttcttttgtatatgtatagcgaaatatacatatttatgtttgttatggagcgcaattatgcaaactataccTATAActtacaaatatgatttttgtgtttgctatatgtgaaagttgctcaattatttatcattaaatcatttttagaTGGGCCTATCTAAAATCTTGTTGACTTCGAAAATTGGCCCAATAACAAGAAAATGGGCTTTTTAATAAGGCCTTTAAAGCTGGTTTCGgcccttttttaaaataaataaattgtgtagGCTGATTTACGGAaatatccttttttttaaagttgtcaTTTAGCTTTTgctcttatttttaaaagttgacCAAATATACTTTTAACAATTTATCGTAAAACGTTAAACTCAAGTTTAATGTTTGTTCATACATTTCTCAATATTACAAACAAAATAGTGTGCTATTGTCTAACTTTTTCAATAACTAACAAAGCTTTAGAGAATGATATTTTAACGTTTTGTCATAAGATTTTTAGGTTGCTCGAAATGAATTTATATATCGTGATCCAAATCCAAAAGGTCTATATATAGcaagaaatattaaaagaaaaaagtcatttttttactATAAGAAAAGGTCCATAGGTTGAAGGCCTTGACTATATGGCCCATCTAAGATTGGGCTTAATTAGTATGTTGCGAAGAATAGACATCGTTATTTAATCTATAcctatttttagaatattttgtACACTTTTTACTGTGAAATTACTTTAGATATACGATGTTTGAAAGTGTAACCTTAGACAACATATGATTGATGTTCAGACATTTCTGATTGAGTTTTAGTCATATGTGCATGAATTTCAAGTGAAAATAACTGAATTCAACGACATATGATTGAAATTCAGACAAAAATGATTAAACTTCAGCCAAAATGACTAAATTTAAACCATATGTGTTTGGACTTTAGCCTTATGGACATATGCCACGTATCTGGTGTTGTTTCAAAGTGAATATACTTGTAAAATTTTACACATTACGACTATGACTCAAATAATAATCCCAAAATTCAGTAAATATAGGCTGATAATTATACTTGAGAATTGAGTTTATTAAATGAAAACACTAGCTAAAACTTGGGTCACTtaacaattttaattatttcaccTCAATATGTTCTAAAGATGGGAAGTGGAAGGTACCCCACAAAAGTGAAATTTTACTATGCGAATTCTTATTAATTGAAGTTCAAAATAAGTATCGAATATCATGTAGAggattaaaataaatcaaaaggcaatgtaggaaaataaaattctaCATTGTTTGTATGTGTTGAAGTTAAACTTATGAAATTTAGGTGTGACATCAACCAGTTTGAAGGCATTTAACTTTGATTTATAAGTAAAAAGTTTACACaattttcaaactaaaaaaagtggtaactttcaaaaaaattgtaccAACAAATTCATAAAACAACACTTTCGAATTTATTTAAATAGAATATTAGGAGAAGTTACATAAAGTATAATATTTACCTTCAAATAGATTTATGTCTTAAACATAGATAATCCCTTAACGGTGTCCACTAATTTCTGTTTTAGACATTACTTGATGCTAGTTTCAATCATAACATTCAAACTTTAACAAATGTGTACTTATTAAACGCAAGTTGACAATAATGAAACAATGACATATGTGACATGTGTGGATCCaaataattctaaaaatttAATTCAGAATTAATTAGACAAGAAAAGTGaaaaatcataacaaaaaaTTTTGTTTTGGGCTATTACTTCACCAAGCCGACTAGCGTTTTCTTTCCACtttataattaatcttaaaaatattatttgaaccCCACCTCTTCTCCTTATACTTCTTCCCCTCGAAACCTCTCCTCTATCgttgttaaaaatattttttggtttgtgggaatgggggagggttttttttttgctgagttaattttgttttcttaattatttacaTCATAACCAAGTGTCCaagttagaaaaaaataaaattattatatgagATCAAAAGCaaatgtaaatttattttttgtgtcacATCATCATGAGATATTTATTAGGTACATATTCCATttgttattattaaaatatttaaatgatcgcataaaataattaaaatatctataaattagcccatatttatatataggatTCCAATTTTCACAAAATAAGAAATGATAGGGGCGTAGTTGTTTTGATAGCTTATTGACTATGCAAGTTTGAATTTTCTACTTCCCCATTTGTTGTTGGATTCTCCATATGTAAGTAAAGGATGTTGTTGGTCTAGTTATTTTCGAAGACAAGCcagaaattttattaaagatgttcaaaatttatgtatttataaaaaatattttttttatatactttatataattttttaatacatataatataatatttttgacaaaattattCAACAGGTTACTTTTCACTATATGTAGCTAGTATTATCGATGACAGagtcaaaaatttcaataaagaAACCAGATATACTATATTTGAGAATAGAATTTATACTTCTCTTATATTAAAGAGATTCGGTAAACATAATTGTCGCTGATtggaaagaaaaacaaaaactaaagacCCCAACCtattagttgatcacttttaatCCCATTGAGGTGCGATATAATGATCAATAAAGTGGACAAAAATCATAGGAGACTCTAGTTCAAATTTCAATAGAGacaaaaatattgataaattgatttctctatatatatgtagtCTCAATGAACAAAGTTACTCGATATATAACGATACTGATAGAAAATAACAGCACTTTATATAGAATAGTCAAGATATTCACACATTAATCCAGAAACCATTATCATAAGAACATAGTTACTCGATAACCATGCTGACAGAATCTAACAAATACTTGATATAGAATAGTCAAGATGCACACATTAATCGTAAAACCatcattataatataatataatttatattatatatatataNattttttatatataatataattttttgatgaaatcaTTCAACTGATCACTCTTCACTATATCTAGCTATGTCATAGTTATTATCAACAGCAGAGTCAACAGTTTCAATATTGCCTCGTGTTGATTCGACAATTTGCGTCTCTTGAGAATATAATTTATACTTCTCTTATGTCAAAAGAgattcaataaaaataacttcattattgtttttttttttaaagaaaaactagAAACCCCAACCTATTAGTTGATTAATTCCGATCCCATTGAGGTGCGATACAATGATCAATAAAGTGGATAAAATCGTAGGAGATTGtgtttgaatttcaattgagacaaaaatatttgtcaatCAATTTCTCTTTATATGTCTGATCTTATTAACAGATTTATTCGATAACTATGCTGACCGAAAGTAACAAGTATTTACATAGAATAGTGATTTAGAAACCATTATCATAAGAACAAAGTTACTCGATAACCTTGCTAACAGAAAATGACAAGCACTTGATAGAGAATAGTCAAGATGTGAACTCATTAATCGTGAAACCATCATTATAAGCAAAATAAAGAACACAAAAATACGCAATCACCATccccaaattaaaaaaaaaaaaaaaaggtgcatATAATTGGGAACTAgtgggggtgggtgggtgggtagATAGTTGCTAGATAtatctctatatatacataagcTTCCATATTGTCATAATTtgcttcatcatcatcatcttcccCATATCATCTCCACTCCATAAACCTCatcaatatttataaaaaataataagataatatataaataattattatacaaatacaaattataaatatacGAGAGAAAAATGGGAACAGAGTTTATTGATAATGTTTCTTCATCACATGAATATCATGATCATGAAAAAGAGCTTGATGCTGGTGCCCTCTTTGTTCTTAAATCCAAAGgtaattatatttctttattctatgttcaataataataattacttcatatttatatataggatTTTTATAATTAGTATATCTTTCTCCCTTTCCCttgtttgttttgatttctATTTCCTCTAATCGAGGTTGCAGTGAAATGAATATGATTCTTCGATATTTGATTAGAAGTTTCACATATTAATATTGGAATGAAAAAATTGAGTAAAATTCACACATATCCATTTTTAGTTGtatttataattgaaaaataatcacTATTATGAAATTTTAAGCTAATGGTGAAtgctatttctaaaaataatttatttatttttggtaagaAGTGATCCCTTGTACGAGGTCTTTACTCAAAGTGAATTCAGATTAATTATGAATGCTCTACGAAATTAATAATGGACATGgagtgaaaattaaaaaattgactcAATTTTCTCAAGACTTACTATGCATAGTTGGATATTTATTTTCGACCAATCATGTGGTATATACCGACTATTATATggtttaataattatattagtaTAGATTGTCTacgtaattatttttcaaatcttaTTATCAGAAGATGCTTTGTTGAACTGTCCGACTACCCTTATATACTTTTttcaattaatagaaaaatatcacACAAGTAAGAAGATTCTTTTATTAACACTATATATAGattctttcaatttatttggactttcatataataattaaaaccaaaatttcaaactttCATACTTTGGGAGTTGGTTGTTTTTTGTCACTTACTTTGATTTCCATATTAGTATGTGTTGTAAGTTCATCAActatttatcattaattaattaattaatgtgttGAAACTTTAACTAAATTTTGATGGtcatcaaaataattatataaaaatgattttttactatttatttatttggccAAACTTGTCATTTTCTATGACACATGATACTATATATCTCGTTGGGGCACACACTTACAACTGGTCATCAATTTATAGTATatagtattatattattttaataggAAAAAAGTCGAATATATATtcgaactttgatcgaaattgatGTAACAATAtcgaactttggaaaggactttttacccctgcactatttaatagtgtattttaaaggtatatatgtgtccacgtggacacgttactatttataatgatgcaatatttatgatgtccacgtggNTGGTCATCAATTTATAGTATatagtattatattattttaaaaggaaaaaagtctgaaatatattcgaactttgatcgaaattgatGTAACAATATCGAACTTTGGAAAAGACAttttacccctgcactatttaatagtgtattttaaaggtatatatgtgtccacgtggacatcataaatattgcatcattataaatagtaacgtgtccacgtgggcacatatatacctttaaaatacactattaaatagtgcaggggggtaaaaggtcctctataaagtttggtatcataatagcaatttcggccaaagttgaaatatttttcagatcattttctctattttaattgattataTCATATTTGATTATTACATAATTTCACAGATAAACtgtttaaaaaaagatttgtggtagagttatttaaaaaaaagataaataatgagataattattaagtaaataaaaaaattaacaacgAGATCACATTAAATTGGTCCgtacatataaaatgagattttttttcttataattcattagacttattttctttgttagaaaaattcaaatattattaaatttgcTGAAAAACATTACCTACTTCCCACAGTGAAATTAAtgtcttattttaaattgtcaaaTTTTCAGCCGAATtttctgttttctttttgtccttttatttaaaaaaaaatatatagtctATATGCTTGGCTAAGTTTAGCTTCAATGCTGACAGAGTCGTCATTCTTGTTTAAAAAgtgtcaattaatttttattttatttatatatatatttacttttttatattttgaatatttacaGGATCATGGGTGCATTGTGGTTACCACTTGTCCACTTCAATTGTAGCTCCACCATTGTTAAGTCTTCCATTTGCTTTTGCTTCACTTGGTTGGTGGGGTGGAATTTTATGTTTGGTGATTGGAGCTCTTGTCACATTCTATTCATACAACCTCTTGTCCATGGTCCTTGAACACCATGCTCACCTAGGTCGCCGCCATCTTCGCTTTCGCGATATGGCCAACGACATTTTAGGTACGTACATAACGAGGTCTAATACACTTTTATACTATCATATCATCTGAAAGTCAAATTATAAGATACAGTACATCTATCCTCTATCCTCGCTTCACCCTtcctattattaattaaagggaaaaaagacaaatatacctccaaactatcgtaaatgatatATAGATATCCACCGTCATATTTTTGAGACATTGGTTCTTCTGTCGTCCAAAAATTAGAGCATATATATCCTTTTatagtgaagggcatatatgctccaGTTTTTGGACGGCAAGAGCACTAATGTCCTAAAATTATGACGGAGGGGGTATctgcatatcatttacgataattcgaaggtatatttatcatttttccctTAATTAAAATAGATGTCTTCAACTTTGCATGtcttttatattaaaaaaaatatatatgcctCAATAGGAGAAAGCGCTGacaattatataaaatagaaagGGGTCCATGTAGGTGGTGTACTGTCGCGATGAAAACATTGAACATTTTGatagtatttaaaaaaaataaaaaaatattttgacaagtaGGACTATTTTATTAATacgtatatgtatatataaagttttcaaaaattattatattgattATATGTATTTTCACACTATATGTATAGGATCCAAAATTTCATATCCAATATTGTAACCTTTTTGGGTTGCGtgcatctttttcttttttttatgagtttttctttttgagtagccaccaaatttgaaaagtcatactaaataattaattttttgattgaAACACAATTTAAAATTAGAGTTAACTTCTATAGTGACAAGGTCAAAGAATTATAATGTTAATAAATCATGATGTTTGACGTGTTATAAAATGTTAAAATACAGTAACACTAAGAGAGAAAGACAGTTTGATATATTAAGTTTTTATTATACGTAGAGTTTGCAAAATATTAAATCacaaaagtttaaaatatacaGTTTTATGATACATTTCTACGAAAGATTATTTTGAGAGCTCGAATTCGTAAAAATATCATAATGTGATCGTACGTATATATAGCTAAAGTCAAACTATTATTTTTGACCCACCTACTGCATTTAGCACAATCTTTTTATGTTGtccataaaaaatataatttcctttttctttgggTCCATAATTGCCACTTGATTCTTAAcacttaaataatttatttatagaaaataacaaaaactcactatatattaaattttcacAGGACCAAGGTGGGGCAGATATTATGTTGGACCAATTCAATTTATGGTATGCTATGGTGCAGTAATAGGCTCCACTCTTCTAGGAGGACAATGTATGAAGGTGAGTTCTTGAAATAAAACTAAGACCAAATTTATTGTCGTGgagtttcaaatttcataaGATCAAACTCGTAGACATTAGTAAAATTTTTAAGATAAGGCCGAAAAGTGTTTAGTGAGATTTAACTTATTTCTACTTTTTAATAATTACTGTCATGAAGTTATTCCTGTGAAACTTGAAACTTCATAGTTATggctattttttaaaacatggtCAGAAAATTGCTAGTGAACGTTGTTTCTACTTTTCAATTATAGCTACTTTTAAAGAtaagtttgaaatttatataGCTACTTTTAAAGATATGGCCAAAAAAATAGCCGTGTACgatatttttacttttcagcCATCGTCATGGAGTTTCACCTATGAAAGTTAAAACTTCTTGATAGTGATTATTTTTCAAAGACAGATAAGTGAACAATATTTCTACttttaaaatggtaaacttTTTATACTGTCAATGTATACGACTTAATTATAACTacaaaagaatagaaaactaatttacttataatatcttttcacctttttttattttttatttttgcaggCAATTTACTTGCTATTAAACCCAAATGGAGCTATGAAGTTATATCAATTTGTAGTTATATTTGGTGGTCTAATGTTGATTTTAGCTCAAATGCCATCATTTCACTCACTTAGACATATCAACTTAATTTCTCTTCTACTTTGTCTTGCTTATAGTGCTTGTGCCACTGTTGGTTCCATTTACATAGGTATAAATTAATTTCTAttgcaaaatatatatatcgtCAGACTTTTCTATAATAGTTATTTTCGATAATAAGAATTCACTATAATGactttttgttatatattttgcTAGGAAATTCATCCAAGGGACCTAATAAGGACTATTCAATTAGCGGTGATAAAGAAACACGAATTTTTGGAGTTTTTAATGCAATAGCTATTATTGCCACCACATTCGGAAATGGCATTATTCCTGAAATTCAGGTTAGCTTGTGTTTTCACCTGACTACTCCTGAAaccatgaaaaaaataaatatccatattatgtattggttaaaTTAATCTTTTTACCCGTATTAAACATGACGAACTAAATActttatctatttttacttaaaagatTTTTTGACCTGACCATATCTAATCTGACTTGACCTTTTATCACTCCTAGttcataatttgttttttttttcttatcgaGTCTTaccaatatatatacaaatctAACTATGTACCAATCTAGACGAGTTgtatgaattatatttttatagacGATATTTGACAATCTTAATATGATTATTACAGGCAACGATAGCGCCCCCGGTGAAAGGAAAAATGTTCAAAGGGCTTTGCATTTGTTATGCAATGCTTTCAACAACTTTCTTCAGTGTGGCTATTTCTGGATATTGGGCCTTTGGTAACCAAGCTGAGGGCCTCATTCTAAGCAACTTTACACAAAATGGCCACAATTTAGTCCCAAAATCATTTATCTTCATAACCAACATCTTCACAATTCTTCAATTGTCTGCTGTTGCTGTGGTATGTTATACATTATATTGCTTTGTTATTATCCACGTATCAGATGTCCAATATAAAACGGGTTGAAATTTCACAAATAGCCACTTTTCAgtctttgaaattgaaaaaatagtcATTGTCactaagttttaaatttcacaTGTGAATGTTTGTCACTATACACATGTGAAATTGAAACTCCAGTATGGCTATTTTTTAAAGACATGACTGAAAAGTAGCTAGCGAACAGTATTTCATCATCCTGAACGTGCGGGAGTCTTACAAAGCCCCACATTTGACCACGTACCGCATGTCCAGTATAGAACGGGGTAAATTTCACAAATAGCCACTTTTCCGTCtctgaaattgaaaaaatagtcATTGTCAATTTGTCATGGAGTTATGAATTTCACAGGTGAATGTTTGTCCAGGAGCTGTACATATGAAATTGAAACTCCATTGACCATTATGATGGCTATTTTTCAACGATGTGACGGAAAAGTAGCTAGAGAACACTATTTCATCGTTCCAAACATGCGGGAATCTTACAAAGTCCCACGTTTGTTGAGGAATTATAGTATTTTCTCTTTATAGGGTCGTGATCAATCTTTACCTCATGAACTAGCTTTTAAAATTGAGTCagattcaaaattcattttcttaaacAAATGAAATTAGTTTTACAAAACAATCTACTACAATAGGTTGGTTATATTATACAAACTTGCATAAACTATTTACACTATCGACATATATAAGTTTATAATCCGTTTGAATACATTATACATTTACTATACACTAGCACGATTACAACTAATTTGGTCTGTTTTTTGCAGGTATACTTGCAACCAACAAACGAAGTACTCGAAAGGACATTTGCAGACGCTAAGAGCAGTGAATTTTCAACTCGAAATGTGATCCCACGTCTAATTTCTCGATCAATTTCAGTCATCATATCAACTACAATCGCAGCAATGCTTCCATTTTTCGGAGACATCAATGCAGTGATCGGGGCAT
Coding sequences within:
- the LOC125843554 gene encoding GABA transporter 1, producing MGTEFIDNVSSSHEYHDHEKELDAGALFVLKSKGSWVHCGYHLSTSIVAPPLLSLPFAFASLGWWGGILCLVIGALVTFYSYNLLSMVLEHHAHLGRRHLRFRDMANDILGPRWGRYYVGPIQFMVCYGAVIGSTLLGGQCMKAIYLLLNPNGAMKLYQFVVIFGGLMLILAQMPSFHSLRHINLISLLLCLAYSACATVGSIYIGNSSKGPNKDYSISGDKETRIFGVFNAIAIIATTFGNGIIPEIQATIAPPVKGKMFKGLCICYAMLSTTFFSVAISGYWAFGNQAEGLILSNFTQNGHNLVPKSFIFITNIFTILQLSAVAVVYLQPTNEVLERTFADAKSSEFSTRNVIPRLISRSISVIISTTIAAMLPFFGDINAVIGAFGFLPLDFVLPVIFFNLTFKPSKKKPIYWLNMAIAVFFSILGVIAAVAAVRQISLDAKTYQLFANV